In Hyalangium gracile, the following are encoded in one genomic region:
- a CDS encoding helix-turn-helix domain-containing protein: MDRFTELPVSLPGLHVVRGTTTSLHTGVKEYYGVGRIEHGETEWWGSGRVWRSMPGCILVKQPGDVVRHLAHHGPTMFTAVTLPTHEVAQVQGEGRVVAIAQLEANDPRAAPFHRLLNAACAGVDRLSLEVAVAEAVGALAVISNAHPGHSRPVRRAMDYIRERLVDSITLDELADFAGLDKFHLCRAFRAQIGMPPHTYLTHLRVARAKQLLHRGVRASDVAPQVGFYDQAQLTHHFRRLVGTTPARYGKSRRIRHPSGTSP; this comes from the coding sequence ATGGATCGCTTCACCGAGCTTCCCGTCTCACTGCCGGGTCTGCACGTGGTGCGTGGGACGACCACGTCGCTGCATACAGGGGTGAAGGAATATTACGGCGTTGGGCGCATCGAGCACGGCGAGACCGAGTGGTGGGGCAGCGGCCGGGTCTGGCGCTCCATGCCCGGCTGCATCCTGGTCAAGCAGCCCGGCGACGTGGTTCGCCATCTCGCCCACCACGGACCGACGATGTTCACGGCCGTCACGCTGCCCACGCACGAAGTCGCTCAGGTTCAGGGCGAAGGCAGGGTGGTGGCGATCGCTCAGCTCGAAGCGAACGACCCACGCGCCGCGCCGTTTCACCGCCTCCTCAATGCCGCGTGCGCAGGGGTTGATCGCCTCTCGCTCGAAGTCGCGGTCGCGGAAGCGGTGGGTGCGCTTGCGGTCATCAGCAACGCGCATCCTGGCCATTCGCGCCCCGTCCGGCGCGCGATGGACTACATCCGCGAGCGACTCGTCGACTCGATCACGCTTGATGAGCTCGCGGACTTCGCAGGCCTCGACAAGTTCCACCTGTGCCGCGCCTTCCGTGCGCAGATTGGAATGCCGCCGCATACCTATCTGACGCACCTGCGCGTCGCGCGCGCGAAGCAGTTGCTCCATCGCGGCGTGCGAGCGTCCGACGTGGCGCCCCAAGTGGGCTTCTACGATCAAGCGCAGCTGACGCACCATTTCAGGCGGCTCGTCGGGACGACGCCAGCGCGTTACGGGAAGTCTCGAAGGATTCGCCACCCGTCCGGCACATCCCCCTGA
- a CDS encoding helix-turn-helix domain-containing protein translates to MTLEQMMQRLERQLIESTLQRCHFHKDRAAKKLGLARSSLFKRLEQWGLTPEED, encoded by the coding sequence GTGACACTGGAGCAGATGATGCAGCGCCTGGAGCGCCAGCTCATCGAGAGCACCTTGCAGCGCTGCCACTTCCACAAGGACCGCGCCGCCAAGAAACTGGGGCTGGCCCGCTCCTCCCTCTTCAAGCGGCTCGAGCAGTGGGGCCTCACCCCAGAGGAGGACTGA